Sequence from the Besnoitia besnoiti strain Bb-Ger1 chromosome Unknown contig00014, whole genome shotgun sequence genome:
GGTCGACGTCTCGCGCAGCACTGCGTTTCACATAGTTCGGGAGCGCTAGCGAGCCGACGGCAGCCCGCGTGGTATCTCGGGCTGCTCGCTCACGGAACGCGGAAATGAAGAGCAAGACCTGACGCAAAACTTTGGCGCGGGCTGTTCCCGACGGCGAGACACCCGACGCACCTCttgcgcagacgcctgcagcagcagcccgcAAGCGTCGCTGCTCATCAAAAGATCTCGGGGTTTAGGGCTGGATGTCGGACTATCGTGTGCTGCCACGTGCAGTCCACAGGTCTACGCTGGAACTGCGGTCAAGAAGGCTGGATAGAGAGGAGCGCGCTGCCGTGGATGGCGAGCATCACGGCTGACGACGGAGTGCAGCGCGGCAGTGTATGCGCAGCGAACACAGGCGCACGATTCCGGTGGTTCGCCGGAAGACCGCGTTCAGGTCTGCAGCCAGCTGAGTCACTGAGTCGGCGGACTGCAGTGGCCGTCGGTCTCTGCGTGGACGGCGTTATTCGCCAGAGTGGTGTAGAGCCGATTTCGGCGCCGAGGTGCAGATGTGGCAGCTCGACTCAGCTTCTCAGACTGCAGAAGGTGTACCTGCTGTGGGTCGCCACAGATTCGCACCATTTCCAAAGGCCGCGCTTTGCGCGTTACACCAGAGAGGATATCAGGAGCACAACAACAGAAGTCACGCCTTGCCGTTGCTCAGCGAAGCAGCAAGTGTGGTGGCGACAAGGAGAGGAGTCGTCAAAACGCGTCGGCTTATTTGGCTACGGCACAtgtcttcctctgcagcacTTGAACCTGGCGCCATTCCTGTGTGTCCCAACCTGCATCGCTGCGCTGCATCGTCGGTTCAGAAAGACTACACCAATCAACTTCGCAAGCAGGAAGTTTACAGGGTGTCAGATAGTTACACTCAAGGCAACAGCTGCCGGAAGGTACAcgggcagcgcagcgcgtgtCACCTCGGCAAGCGTGTTGGGCAtcaagcagcggcgcgctgccagTCTGCCTTGTTTACTGCGACGCTGGCATTAAGCATAGAACGCCAAACCCGAGTCCCCCCCTGGTGCGGCAACGCCTCTGCGCATTCTACGTCCGGAGAGAGCTCCGCGGACGTGAGACAGATGGAACTACGGCTCCAGTGCTTCGGGGGCATTGCGGTGATTCTCAGAAGAGGGTCTGACGTGGCGACTCTCCCCAGCGGGCGAGACAGAACGGGCTGTGCTCATGTTCGTCTGAATCCGCTGTGGGCAAAGTGTGATGGCAGCTCCTCCTTGGATACACCGCAGGCTCTACCAGTCAAATTATGAGTTCCAAAATGGAAACTGGTAGCCGTGTATTCAAGGTTGGTTGGTAAACGAGGTTTCGTTTGCGTTAGCTTCGGTGAAACTGCCTGATATACGGAGGGCACAAACGAACGTGGCTTCACTTGACGCAGGTTTCTCCCGCAAATATGGATTTGCACAAATGGAGCAGATCGCGTGCCCATTTTCAATTGTCAGCTGTTCGCATGCGTTCCTTCTCTGCCGAGAGCACCTCTAGTGCAGGACTGAGTTCATCCAACGGTTTCAGCGTCATCTTCGGGACACCCTGGCAAACAATTAATTATGTGCGAGATTGCAGCACTGTTCGCATGCCAGGTCTACAGTTGGCGTGTAGAGGTAATGCAGGGTACGTCGGTGGTCGCCATGGTTTAGGCGGAAATTTTGGGTCCCGGAAGGGCGTTTCACATGGCGTCCCAAACGGGCAACAACTGTAGGCCTCGTCCACAAGCAGCGCAGATACTGCATGCAGTGACAGCCTACGTCGGCTCGTTGTAAAAAGGCTTCAAACTATTAAAAAAATTCTAATAAAATAAATAAAATAAATAACGCTACATATAGATACCATATGTATACTACTTTTTTAATGTTGATACTTCATTGACAGGTTGATGACATAAACACTAACAGACCACCGGTTTTGTTGGTCGCACGAAGTGGAGAAATCCGGTCAGGCTGGCCGTTCAAGACACGGGCCAAACCTGCCGGCAAGAATGGCGGTATGAGCAGCCAAAACAGACAAGAGGCACTCGGCAAAATCTCTCCACTAGCTCATTCTGGCGGATATTTTTTTAAAATTCGGTTTGCTTGTACAGAATTCGAGTGTTGGTGTAGGTAAACCCAACGTTGCTCAGAGAACCGAACCTgacagccgccgcgaaaGAAAAATGACGACGGTGCCTGTCGGTAGGGCAAGGCGGAAACCCTGTGTGTAAAAAAAGGTCCTTCTCGCAGGATGTTCCCTTCTCTCCATTTTTTTCGCGCAAAGTCTCCGCTTTGCAACCGCAGAAATACCGgggcgcgcctctgtcttcaATGGCATGCGgtgacgccggcgcctggcTAATGCCAGGGCAGCAGCTAGCTGAAGGGGACGCGTCGAAGGCTGGAATGAGATACTGCTCCTGGAGCATGCCCGGCTGGTCTGCACGTTTGAGCAAAAGTGATGAGGACTCCTGTTTTCTCCGCCGGTTTCCGCGCATGTTTCTCGTTTTGCTTGCCAGTCGTACAGCGGGTTGAGCTCCCGTGattcgcgtccgcgccgttCCCTTCTCCTTCGAGACACAGTGCTCTGGCTCTGTAGGACTCATCTCTTTGCTTCTCTGCGAAACCCACATCTGCATGCTGTTTGACATTCTCTCATAGATTTTTCAGTCGACACTACCTTGTTTACGCCGAATCTGTCGAGCAGACAACCgctcggggggggggggatggaAAGATGGAGCGGCGCTGGGCTGCAGTGATTTGCAGCGCACTCTGATTCTCGCCTTTCCTTCTAGCGCCCCCGTCCGCTGCCCCTTACACTATGGCGGGCGGCGGTGAGCTGTCTGCAAGCAGAGCAACCTACGTTGCTTCAGCTTGTTGCGCCTGTAGTGAATTTCGAGCCTCAAAATGCGATTGTCGACGAGGCGCGTGTGGCTGTGCGTCGCAGTCAGGCCGAACTGAAGcggctcgcggaggaggaactTGTGTGGCTACACTGCCTCCTCTCGTAAGGGGACGTTTTGCATCTTCATCTGTGTGTCGCCATCTCCCATTTCATTTGtgcgtcctcttcttgcAAATGTTCATCGTGCCCGCGGCCCTGGTACCGCTCCTGGGTGCCTCAGCGACCAGCCCCTCTCCTCCAGGTCACTTCCCGTCTCGTTCGCCGACCCTCCCAGGACAGGCAAAGGCCCGAAGAGAGCCGTTCAGCACTCCATCGTTTCGCATGGAAGACGACCATAAgcccttctcttcctcctccgctgcagccgctgcgagcgagggcgcgtcGCACGCGCTCCACGTCCGCCAGCCCTCGCTCATGCAGACATCCTCcgagctccgcgcctccagcgcgcccgcgcagtcCACCTCAGAACTCAACCCTTCccgctctctgtctcgtAAATTTGGAGCCTTTCTCCTCGAGCCGCCGAGAGGTGCACGAGGCCTTAAGGGGTTTCTCATGGATGGGGGCCGTGATAACGGCGGGGCTGTGACCCGCGGTCTAGAGGGCGCCCAGTCTCCACGGTCTGAGGGCggtgcaggcgcggaggaaagtgaagtgctgcagaagcgtcgcgacgaggaggcgttGGGCCGTGGAGGTTTCGACCTTCACACCGGCAGGGGCAGTGTCGACGACCTAACATctcgtgcggcgcgcgaggcgggatCTGCTTACGCCCTCTCGACGCCtgaggagagaaggcagccTCTTCTAGGGCAGCCACTGAGATTGAGGACCGCCTCGAATGGTGGAAGGCTTCTGCGGCCGACCGCCACGCGAGACGTCGCAGCAGTGCCGGCGGAAATGTCCTTCGTGATCAACTGGCAGATGCTCGGTGCAACGATGGCAAATCCGATGCTGCAAGTGACCGGCAGTCCTCTTGCGCAGCGCCCACTCATCTTCGAGCAACCCGACCCGGCAGCGGCAATGAGTCAGCATGGGCCGCTCATTGCGGTGGTGGCGGGGGTCATGGTCGTTGGCTTGGTTCTAATGTTGCTCTGCTGCTTCATGGTGAAGCGCAAGCGCGCACACGAGGCGTACATGAGCGCACCTCTCACCATTCCGACGCAGACTTAGCTCCGCGGACTCCTCTCCGCAGCCAAAGGCGCCGATGGGCAGCACACGTGCGCACCCACGCGTGATGCAGCTAAACTCTCAGGGGACGCCATGCAGGGAGTGCGCAGAATTATTTTTCAACTTTAATTCCAAAACGGGGGCCCGTTCGCGGGTCGCCTTGGGAGATACTCCAGGAAGGGCGCACTATGAACCGCCGACTGAAGCGTCACCGTGCGATTTCCAAGGGTTTCCAAGGGACGTCGGATTGGTATGGAAAGCGTTTTTCTCGTTCGCTCGAGATTGTCTTCCAGATGACCGCAGACCGTGCGGGTCGAGGGGCGCACGACCGTCCGTATCGCTAGGCTACCCGTGACCCCGCAGGCTGAGTTGTTTGTCTGCGAAAACCTGGTCTACGGGGTACAGCTTGTCGTCGTACGTTGTTTTAGTGCGCGCCGACAGCTGTCAGCTCGGAAACGGTGCCTTTTTGCAGCAACGTAGCAATGCGAGTGAAGCGTCGAAGGCTGCTGTAGATGTGTAGTTTGACGCGGCTCCACACTTTTCAAACGCTCCAAGTCCCTTGTTCTCGAAGCAGTTTCTAACCAAATGACAAACTCGACGCCGCACAGAGGAGCCGTTCCAAGGGCAAGTGCGAGTCGCCTTCAGGGTGTACCTCCAGCAGGATGGATGCCTTGGGAGTTCTGTTGCATTTTCTCTAAGCGTGTCTCTACCCGGGTTAGATTCGCATGAACTGCTACCTCTTCGGGAGAGGAGGTAGAGTTCCTTAGGAAAACTCATTCACGTGGCCCAACCTCAGCGATGGGCGCCGCCTTATGTCGACCGACCTTAGCGTTGTTGGTGCAACCTACCCGCAAAAGTCTTTGAGGCACAGAAGCACTCTGTAGCATGCTTCCACGTTTTGGAACCTGTCAGGGGACAAAGTGGATTTTCCTACCACTTTCTGCTCAGCGGAGGCATGGCAGTCACCTCAGGCGACTTTGCTCTTGAGCAGAATCACAGCTGAGCTCATTCGTGGCTACTCGCGACTGACAGAAACCGAACGTAGAGCGAGGGTGTGGTGAACGGTATCAATAGCTAAGCCGGCGCCAGCAAGGCGTGAGAACCGAGTTATTTTTCGTACTCATGCCAATCTTCGAAGACTTCGGCCGAGGTAGAGGTAGTGGCATTGTGTTCCCTGTTGGTCAAGGACGATGAGCATCTGCTCTTACGGACTGCGGAAGTGATTTGTTAGTGCCCGAGTCAGTTGGTTACCGAATAATGAGCTAGACACAGCTGCGGACCTGAAGGATTGGAGGCCATTGCCACCAGTCAGTCATCTACCCACATAGCGCCGCATTCCCTTGCTCCAAGAGGGCTGGCTGGCATCGAGTAAAGGCTGCTGGCTATACGGATACTTTTCGTGGCTGC
This genomic interval carries:
- a CDS encoding uncharacterized protein (encoded by transcript BESB_025120) — its product is MFIVPAALVPLLGASATSPSPPGHFPSRSPTLPGQAKARREPFSTPSFRMEDDHKPFSSSSAAAAASEGASHALHVRQPSLMQTSSELRASSAPAQSTSELNPSRSLSRKFGAFLLEPPRGARGLKGFLMDGGRDNGGAVTRGLEGAQSPRSEGGAGAEESEVLQKRRDEEALGRGGFDLHTGRGSVDDLTSRAAREAGSAYALSTPEERRQPLLGQPLRLRTASNGGRLLRPTATRDVAAVPAEMSFVINWQMLGATMANPMLQVTGSPLAQRPLIFEQPDPAAAMSQHGPLIAVVAGVMVVGLVLMLLCCFMVKRKRAHEAYMSAPLTIPTQT